The following are encoded in a window of Solidesulfovibrio magneticus RS-1 genomic DNA:
- a CDS encoding thioredoxin domain-containing protein, with protein sequence MENRAPNRLSREKSPYLLQHAHNPVDWFPWGEEAFAKARAEDKPVLLSIGYSTCHWCHVMERESFEDEDIAALMNAVVVSVKVDREERPDLDALYMSVCHALTGRGGWPLTVFLTPDKEPFFAGTYFPKESAYGRTGLRELLQRVHMFWKGNRQAVVNNAGQIMDAVREQLAAAAGTASAEPGQAALDAARTQLAGIFDARNGGFGGAPKFPSPHNLLFLLREYRRTGDVSCRDMACRTLVAMRRGGVYDQVGFGLHRYATDAHWFLPHFEKMLYDQALTVMACVEAYQASGDVAHKTMALEILEYVRRDLTSPEGLFYSAEDADSEGVEGKFYVWSAAELRRLLGDEAALIMAAMGATEEGNAHDEATGETTGANILHLPRPLDETAARLGLTAEILAERLEACRHVLLAEREKRVRPLCDDKVLTDNNGLMLAALAKAARAFDDEDLAGRAVTAAEALLSRLARQNGRLLHRLRDDEAAIDGLLDDYVFLAWGLVELYQTVFDTAYLRRAVELMKAVAEHFADPNEGGYFLAPDDGEQLLVRQKIFFDAAVPSGNSVAYFVLTTLFRLTGDPAFKEQATALARAMAPRLADHAAGYAFFLCGLSQVLGQASEVTLAGDPAGPDTQTLARAIFERYLPEVAVVLRPDEDEPDIAALAPFTRYQLPLDGRAAAHVCRAGSCQPPTAEVETMLKLLGA encoded by the coding sequence ATGGAAAACCGCGCCCCCAACCGGCTGAGCCGAGAGAAAAGCCCTTACCTCTTGCAACACGCCCACAACCCCGTGGACTGGTTCCCCTGGGGCGAGGAAGCCTTTGCCAAGGCCCGGGCCGAGGACAAGCCCGTGCTGTTGTCCATCGGCTATTCCACCTGCCATTGGTGTCATGTCATGGAGCGCGAATCCTTCGAGGACGAGGACATCGCGGCCCTCATGAACGCCGTGGTGGTGTCGGTCAAGGTGGACCGCGAGGAACGGCCGGACCTCGATGCCCTTTACATGAGCGTGTGCCATGCCCTGACCGGTCGGGGCGGCTGGCCGTTGACCGTCTTTCTCACCCCGGACAAGGAACCCTTTTTCGCCGGCACCTATTTCCCCAAGGAATCCGCCTACGGTCGCACCGGCCTGCGCGAGCTGCTCCAGCGCGTGCACATGTTCTGGAAGGGTAACCGGCAGGCCGTGGTCAATAACGCCGGCCAGATCATGGACGCCGTGCGCGAACAGCTGGCGGCCGCCGCTGGCACGGCCTCGGCCGAACCCGGCCAGGCCGCCCTCGACGCGGCCCGGACGCAGTTGGCCGGCATCTTCGATGCCCGAAATGGCGGCTTTGGCGGCGCGCCCAAATTCCCTTCGCCCCACAATCTGCTCTTTTTGCTGCGCGAATACCGCCGCACCGGCGATGTTTCGTGCCGCGACATGGCCTGCCGCACCCTGGTCGCCATGCGCCGGGGCGGCGTCTACGACCAGGTGGGCTTCGGCTTGCACCGCTACGCCACCGACGCGCATTGGTTTTTGCCCCACTTCGAGAAGATGCTCTACGACCAGGCCCTGACCGTCATGGCCTGCGTGGAGGCCTACCAGGCGTCGGGCGACGTCGCGCACAAGACCATGGCCTTGGAGATTCTCGAATACGTCCGGCGCGACCTGACCAGCCCCGAGGGCCTTTTCTACAGCGCCGAGGACGCCGACAGCGAAGGGGTCGAGGGCAAATTCTACGTCTGGTCGGCGGCCGAGCTGCGCCGACTGCTCGGCGACGAGGCCGCCCTGATCATGGCGGCCATGGGCGCGACCGAGGAGGGCAACGCCCACGACGAAGCGACCGGCGAAACCACCGGAGCCAACATCCTCCATTTGCCCCGGCCCCTGGACGAGACGGCGGCCAGGCTCGGCCTGACGGCCGAAATCCTGGCCGAGCGTCTGGAAGCCTGCCGGCACGTCCTTCTGGCCGAACGGGAAAAACGCGTGCGTCCCCTTTGCGACGACAAGGTGCTTACCGACAACAACGGGCTCATGCTGGCCGCCCTGGCCAAGGCCGCCCGGGCCTTTGACGACGAAGATCTTGCCGGCCGGGCCGTGACCGCCGCCGAGGCCTTGCTGTCCCGGCTGGCGCGGCAAAACGGCCGGCTGCTCCACCGCCTGCGGGACGACGAGGCGGCCATCGACGGGCTCCTGGACGACTACGTCTTCCTGGCCTGGGGGCTGGTGGAACTCTATCAGACCGTCTTCGACACGGCCTATCTGCGCCGGGCCGTGGAACTCATGAAAGCCGTGGCCGAACATTTCGCCGATCCGAACGAGGGTGGCTATTTTCTTGCCCCGGATGACGGCGAACAGCTGCTTGTGCGCCAAAAGATATTCTTCGACGCGGCCGTGCCCTCCGGCAACAGCGTGGCCTATTTTGTGCTGACCACGCTTTTCCGCCTGACCGGCGATCCGGCTTTCAAGGAACAGGCCACGGCCCTGGCCCGGGCCATGGCCCCGCGTCTGGCCGATCATGCCGCCGGGTACGCCTTTTTCCTGTGCGGCCTGTCCCAGGTGCTTGGCCAGGCCTCGGAAGTGACCCTGGCCGGCGATCCGGCCGGCCCCGACACACAGACTCTGGCCCGGGCCATCTTCGAGCGCTACCTGCCCGAAGTGGCGGTGGTGCTGCGGCCGGACGAAGACGAACCGGACATTGCCGCCTTGGCCCCGTTTACCCGTTACCAGCTCCCCTTGGACGGCCGGGCCGCAGCCCATGTCTGCCGGGCCGGCTCTTGCCAGCCGCCCACGGCGGAGGTGGAAACCATGCTCAAGCTCCTTGGGGCGTAG
- a CDS encoding DUF362 domain-containing protein gives MTQSVFLDRVAGYDDPDLPAKAAALLAAAGCPVGPGHTALVKPNLVAPRNPALSCSHPAVVRAVCLALVEGGARVVVADSPAFGTGRIVARLAGFEEALAGLPVTIRSLDRPRRLALSGGGHIGLSRLAEEADHIVNLARLKCHDQMGMTLCVKNFFGCVCGFRKSLAHQTLGKDYDRFAAMILDVVAALPPSTSILDGVTAMHKAGPVGGEPLDLGLLGASANPVALDTAIYATLGLSPQRIPLWRAAMARGLPGTDPAELHFPLLSPNDFRFEGFVVKPELAPLAFEAKRFLRGRLKSLMITLRGGR, from the coding sequence ATGACCCAAAGCGTTTTTCTCGACCGTGTCGCCGGGTACGACGACCCCGATTTGCCGGCCAAGGCGGCCGCCCTGCTTGCGGCCGCCGGTTGTCCGGTCGGACCGGGGCATACGGCGCTGGTCAAGCCCAATCTGGTCGCGCCGCGAAACCCGGCCCTGTCCTGCTCCCATCCGGCCGTGGTCCGGGCCGTGTGCCTGGCCCTTGTCGAAGGCGGCGCGCGCGTAGTCGTGGCCGACTCGCCGGCTTTCGGCACCGGACGCATCGTGGCCAGACTGGCCGGCTTCGAGGAAGCCCTGGCCGGGCTGCCCGTGACCATCCGCAGCCTGGATCGGCCCCGGCGGCTGGCCCTTTCCGGCGGCGGTCACATCGGCCTATCGCGCCTGGCCGAGGAGGCCGACCACATCGTCAATCTGGCCCGGCTCAAGTGCCACGACCAGATGGGCATGACCCTTTGCGTCAAGAATTTCTTCGGCTGTGTCTGCGGCTTTCGCAAATCCTTGGCCCATCAGACCCTGGGCAAGGACTATGACCGCTTCGCCGCCATGATTCTGGATGTTGTCGCCGCCCTGCCGCCGTCCACCTCGATCCTTGACGGCGTCACGGCTATGCACAAGGCCGGGCCGGTGGGCGGCGAACCCTTAGACCTGGGCCTTCTTGGCGCGAGCGCCAATCCCGTGGCCCTGGACACGGCAATCTATGCCACCCTGGGGCTTTCACCCCAGCGCATCCCGCTGTGGCGCGCGGCCATGGCGCGAGGGCTTCCCGGGACCGATCCGGCCGAACTCCATTTCCCTCTGCTGTCGCCAAACGATTTTCGCTTCGAGGGCTTTGTGGTGAAGCCCGAACTGGCCCCACTGGCCTTTGAGGCCAAACGCTTCCTGCGCGGCCGGCTCAAAAGCCTGATGATCACCCTGCGCGGCGGGCGCTGA
- the hypF gene encoding carbamoyltransferase HypF — MAEVTRCRHVAAGQVQGVGFRPFVYRLARELGLTGWVQNTPEGVVIEAEGPAEAVSAFSRRLPAELPPLARLLAFSATPVPPTGEAGFHILASAPGSGHDVLISPDVATCPDCLADMADPGNRRHRYPFTNCTNCGPRYTITRRVPYDRETTSMACFPLCPDCAVEYADPADRRFHAQPNACPICGPSLWLADGTGVVLARGTAAVAALAARLAAGQIAAVKGLGGFHLVCDAGDNDAVAELRRRKGRPSKALAVMVPDLETAALLGEVGPTAAELLGGTARPICLLPARAGSALAPSVAPDVAEIGVMLPYTPLHHILLADFAAAVGSDRPAALVMTSGNAGGDPICLGNREALARLAPLADVWLLHNRDILIRTDDSVARPLETAEAEAAGAPTLFLRRARGYVPTPIRLSHSGPEVVGLGPMLKATVCLTKGDQAFVSQHIGDLENLAALRFYEETLEHLLSVLGVTPKLCVADLHPDYPSTALALEQGCWPVIRLQHHVAHIHAVLAEHRKDEPVLGLALDGVGLGEDGTLWGGECLLVDPTRLTHQRLGHFAPMALPGGDAAVRQPWRIAQACLYSLGETAEDGPVRPWMTDHGSASRLVGQMLAKNLNCPVTTSCGRLFDAVAAVTGLCLETTYEGQAAILLERAQDLTVDQPYECPLLADQTPAVLDTRTLFAQAAADAAQGVATGRIARRFHLGLVAGLTRLATAMARATGIRAVALGGGVMQNRTLALRLPEALRAAGMSPLVHRRMPANDGCVSLGQAAFGLRQLATNN, encoded by the coding sequence ATGGCTGAGGTCACGCGTTGTCGCCATGTGGCGGCTGGCCAGGTTCAAGGGGTGGGCTTTCGCCCCTTTGTCTACCGTCTGGCCCGGGAACTTGGGCTGACGGGCTGGGTGCAAAACACCCCGGAAGGCGTGGTCATCGAGGCGGAAGGGCCGGCGGAAGCGGTTTCCGCCTTCAGCCGCCGTTTGCCGGCCGAACTGCCGCCCCTGGCCCGGCTGCTGGCCTTTTCGGCGACCCCCGTGCCCCCTACCGGCGAAGCCGGCTTTCATATCCTTGCCAGCGCCCCGGGCAGCGGCCACGATGTGCTGATAAGCCCCGACGTCGCTACCTGCCCCGACTGCCTGGCCGACATGGCCGATCCCGGCAACCGTCGCCATCGCTATCCCTTCACCAACTGCACCAACTGCGGCCCCCGCTACACCATCACCCGGCGCGTACCCTACGACCGGGAAACCACCTCCATGGCCTGTTTTCCCCTGTGCCCGGACTGCGCCGTCGAGTACGCCGACCCGGCCGACCGGCGCTTCCACGCCCAGCCCAACGCCTGCCCAATCTGCGGCCCGTCCCTATGGCTGGCCGACGGGACCGGCGTGGTCCTTGCGCGCGGCACGGCCGCCGTCGCCGCCCTGGCCGCCCGGCTGGCCGCCGGCCAGATCGCGGCGGTCAAGGGCCTGGGCGGTTTCCATCTGGTCTGCGACGCCGGCGACAACGACGCCGTGGCCGAGCTGCGCCGGCGCAAGGGCCGGCCGAGCAAAGCCCTGGCCGTCATGGTCCCGGACCTGGAAACAGCCGCCCTTCTCGGCGAGGTCGGCCCGACCGCCGCCGAACTCCTTGGCGGCACGGCCCGGCCCATCTGCCTGCTGCCGGCCCGGGCCGGCAGCGCGCTGGCCCCGAGCGTCGCCCCGGACGTGGCCGAAATTGGCGTCATGCTGCCCTACACGCCGCTCCATCATATTCTGCTGGCCGATTTCGCCGCTGCTGTCGGCTCCGACCGCCCGGCCGCCCTGGTCATGACCTCGGGCAACGCCGGGGGCGATCCCATTTGCCTGGGCAACCGCGAGGCCCTTGCCCGCCTTGCCCCCCTGGCCGACGTCTGGCTGCTCCACAACCGCGACATCCTGATCCGCACCGACGATTCCGTGGCCCGCCCCCTGGAGACGGCCGAAGCCGAGGCGGCCGGCGCGCCGACCCTGTTTCTGCGCCGGGCCAGGGGTTATGTCCCGACGCCCATCCGGCTGTCCCACAGCGGCCCGGAGGTGGTCGGCCTTGGCCCCATGCTCAAGGCCACGGTCTGTCTGACCAAGGGCGACCAGGCCTTCGTCAGCCAGCACATCGGCGATCTGGAAAACCTGGCCGCCTTGCGCTTTTATGAGGAGACCCTGGAACATCTTCTCAGCGTGCTCGGTGTGACGCCCAAGCTGTGCGTGGCCGATCTCCACCCAGACTATCCGAGCACCGCCCTGGCCCTGGAGCAAGGCTGCTGGCCGGTCATCCGACTGCAGCACCACGTGGCCCACATCCATGCCGTGCTGGCCGAGCATCGCAAGGATGAACCGGTCCTCGGCCTGGCCCTGGACGGCGTGGGCCTGGGCGAGGATGGCACGCTGTGGGGCGGCGAATGTCTGCTCGTCGATCCGACGCGCCTGACCCACCAGCGCCTGGGACACTTCGCGCCCATGGCCCTGCCCGGCGGCGACGCGGCCGTGCGCCAGCCCTGGCGCATTGCCCAGGCCTGCCTATATAGTCTTGGGGAAACCGCCGAGGACGGCCCGGTCCGGCCCTGGATGACGGACCATGGCTCGGCTTCGCGCCTGGTCGGGCAGATGCTGGCCAAAAACCTCAACTGTCCCGTGACCACCAGTTGCGGCCGGCTCTTCGACGCCGTGGCCGCCGTAACCGGCCTGTGTCTGGAAACCACCTACGAAGGCCAAGCGGCAATTTTATTGGAGCGCGCTCAGGACCTGACCGTGGACCAGCCCTACGAGTGCCCGCTCTTGGCCGACCAGACGCCGGCCGTCCTCGACACGCGCACGCTTTTTGCCCAGGCTGCGGCTGACGCGGCCCAAGGGGTGGCGACCGGACGCATAGCCCGGCGTTTTCACCTGGGACTTGTGGCCGGGCTGACGCGGCTGGCTACGGCCATGGCTCGGGCGACGGGCATTCGCGCTGTGGCTCTTGGTGGCGGCGTCATGCAGAACAGAACCTTGGCCTTGCGTCTTCCCGAGGCGCTTCGAGCCGCCGGAATGTCACCGCTGGTGCATCGGCGTATGCCGGCCAATGACGGTTGCGTCAGCCTGGGCCAAGCGGCCTTTGGCTTGAGGCAGTTGGCGACCAACAATTAG
- a CDS encoding LexA family transcriptional regulator — MDNGKTLQDMINRFDEAFDRIKKATGMRTQVEIAKMLDIRQSSISDAKRRQSIPDSWLIKLYQIYNLNPNWILDGEMPQFLGEQRGGAFPVKEPVEAYGRKPKHHQMPVYSMTPDNVDQPGLWQERPVEFLSVPDQLHRPGLLVVRMDESDMEPVIQRGAYVGIDRDRKAVRSGMLYALDMPVEGLIIKKVLHDAENARLVLRSENTKFTDQLLPAENAADRVVGRVVWVMQAV, encoded by the coding sequence ATGGATAACGGAAAAACACTTCAGGACATGATCAATCGCTTTGACGAGGCGTTTGACCGCATCAAGAAAGCGACAGGAATGCGTACCCAGGTGGAGATCGCCAAGATGCTGGACATCAGACAGTCCAGCATTTCCGATGCCAAAAGACGCCAATCCATACCGGATAGTTGGCTGATAAAGCTGTATCAGATCTACAACCTCAACCCCAACTGGATCCTTGATGGCGAGATGCCCCAGTTTCTCGGCGAGCAACGTGGAGGAGCCTTCCCGGTTAAAGAACCCGTCGAAGCCTATGGACGCAAGCCCAAACATCATCAAATGCCGGTGTATTCCATGACGCCGGACAATGTGGACCAGCCAGGCCTTTGGCAGGAACGTCCAGTGGAGTTCCTGAGCGTCCCGGATCAATTGCATCGCCCGGGTCTGCTTGTGGTCCGCATGGACGAGAGCGATATGGAACCCGTCATCCAGCGCGGCGCGTATGTCGGCATCGACAGGGACCGTAAGGCCGTGCGCTCCGGCATGCTCTACGCACTGGACATGCCCGTCGAGGGCCTCATCATCAAGAAAGTGCTTCACGACGCCGAAAACGCCCGTCTTGTGCTGCGCTCCGAAAACACCAAATTCACCGACCAGTTGTTGCCGGCCGAAAACGCCGCGGATCGCGTTGTTGGCCGAGTCGTCTGGGTGATGCAGGCGGTTTAG
- a CDS encoding LexA family transcriptional regulator, with amino-acid sequence MKPDNFEDAYARIQAATRAKTQTEIAAILGIKQSSISDAKKKNTIPDGWLVTLYRMFFLEPDWILYGQLPAVRRESGAAADCVRETAVAYVAPPSRVTVYAMSPTDPQTQAWIREPLETLPLFEALRRPNLLVVRMDNASMEPTVRRGAYVGIDCDDGRLRSGDIYALDIPGEGLVIKRIHRDLENQRLELGADNPLHKSITLPLENPGLTSIGKAAWVIQEL; translated from the coding sequence GTGAAGCCGGACAATTTCGAGGATGCCTACGCCAGGATTCAGGCCGCCACCAGGGCCAAAACCCAGACGGAGATCGCCGCCATTTTGGGCATCAAGCAGTCCAGCATCTCCGACGCAAAAAAAAAGAACACCATTCCGGACGGCTGGCTGGTCACCCTCTATAGGATGTTTTTTCTCGAACCGGACTGGATACTGTACGGACAGCTCCCGGCCGTGCGCCGGGAAAGCGGCGCAGCCGCCGATTGCGTCCGGGAAACCGCCGTGGCTTATGTCGCGCCTCCAAGCCGCGTCACGGTCTACGCCATGAGCCCCACCGACCCCCAGACCCAGGCCTGGATTCGCGAGCCACTGGAGACCCTTCCCCTGTTTGAAGCCTTGCGCCGGCCAAATCTGCTTGTCGTGCGCATGGACAACGCCAGCATGGAGCCAACCGTTCGCCGCGGCGCTTATGTTGGCATCGATTGCGACGATGGGCGGTTGCGCAGCGGCGACATCTACGCCCTGGACATCCCGGGCGAAGGGCTGGTCATCAAACGCATTCACCGCGATCTGGAAAACCAGCGTCTTGAGCTTGGCGCGGACAATCCGCTCCACAAGTCCATCACCCTTCCCTTGGAAAATCCCGGCCTGACATCCATCGGCAAAGCGGCCTGGGTCATTCAGGAACTCTAG
- a CDS encoding S24 family peptidase, which yields MPKPLPQNRLSSQPFSREVAVHAMNSLDPKTGTWTPTIMETIEIAESLTRPHLLVVRMEDSGMEPVIRRKAYVGLDCDDVTARSGEIYALSIPGEGLVIKQVERDSAGQRLRLVSASPRHAARSLAQGGHAYVVVGRVIWVIQDL from the coding sequence ATGCCCAAGCCGTTGCCCCAAAATCGTCTCTCGTCCCAGCCCTTTTCCCGCGAAGTCGCGGTCCACGCCATGAACAGCCTGGACCCCAAAACCGGGACCTGGACGCCAACCATCATGGAAACCATAGAAATCGCCGAGAGTCTCACCCGGCCGCACTTGCTTGTCGTGCGCATGGAAGACTCCGGCATGGAGCCTGTCATCCGGCGAAAGGCCTATGTCGGCCTGGACTGTGACGACGTGACGGCGCGAAGCGGCGAGATCTACGCCCTGTCCATTCCCGGGGAAGGTTTGGTCATCAAACAGGTGGAACGGGACAGTGCCGGGCAGCGCCTGCGGCTTGTGTCCGCGTCGCCACGCCATGCCGCACGGTCTCTGGCCCAGGGCGGCCACGCCTACGTAGTCGTAGGCCGGGTCATCTGGGTCATCCAGGACCTGTGA
- a CDS encoding rhomboid family intramembrane serine protease has product MIPLRDNVPSTKPPLVTWTLIGLCTAVFLYQQLLADRVLFEFVHIHGVVPARFTHPSYAAHVGYPEGGWLSFLTYMFLHGGWLHYLLNMWVLWIFADNVEEALGSLRFLLFYILCGVAAAAVHVLFNWSAPVPVIGASGAIAGVMGGYFRLFPKARVTTLIPIIVIPWIVDLPAVVFLGVWFLVQLFSGLAGTAVEGQAAAVAFWAHVGGFAAGLALVRQLLPPGCQFCFDPSARRYDRE; this is encoded by the coding sequence GTGATTCCCCTTCGCGACAACGTGCCGAGCACCAAGCCGCCCCTGGTCACCTGGACGCTCATTGGCCTGTGCACGGCGGTGTTTCTCTATCAGCAACTCCTGGCTGATCGGGTGCTGTTTGAGTTCGTGCACATCCACGGCGTGGTCCCGGCCCGCTTCACCCACCCGAGCTACGCCGCCCACGTGGGCTATCCCGAGGGCGGCTGGCTGTCGTTTCTCACCTACATGTTCCTGCACGGGGGGTGGCTGCATTATCTGCTCAACATGTGGGTGCTGTGGATATTTGCCGACAACGTGGAAGAAGCGCTGGGATCGCTGCGATTTCTGCTCTTCTATATCCTATGCGGCGTGGCGGCGGCGGCGGTGCACGTGCTCTTCAACTGGAGCGCGCCCGTGCCGGTCATTGGCGCGTCCGGGGCCATCGCCGGGGTCATGGGCGGGTATTTTCGGCTGTTTCCCAAGGCCCGGGTGACGACGCTCATTCCCATCATCGTCATACCCTGGATCGTGGACCTGCCGGCGGTGGTGTTTCTGGGCGTGTGGTTTCTCGTGCAGCTCTTTTCGGGGCTGGCCGGCACGGCCGTGGAAGGGCAGGCGGCGGCGGTGGCCTTCTGGGCCCATGTGGGCGGCTTTGCCGCCGGACTGGCACTGGTGCGGCAGCTTTTGCCGCCGGGCTGCCAGTTTTGCTTCGATCCTTCGGCCCGGCGCTACGACCGGGAGTAG
- the coaE gene encoding dephospho-CoA kinase (Dephospho-CoA kinase (CoaE) performs the final step in coenzyme A biosynthesis.), with the protein MTENEAILIELTEEGAYTAVVDAAGTRLDAFWSARLASEDISRAKVRAAIEAGLALVDGEICRKPGLKLRGGEALTLRLPETPSEAKAEDGELKLLYLDGDVLVLNKPAGLTIHPASSQPDGTLVNRLLHHFPDMRAMAGDRPGIVHRLDKDTSGLLLVAQTESARLALAADFAERRVAKTYLALVHGRPERSDGVIELPVGRDPKHPTKMAVVAKGGREAKSSWKLAWTAPDGTASLLEVAIATGRTHQIRVHMAAMGHPIVGDAVYGARQHSDWTRRGGAMARLAKRQMLHAWKLAFSHPGTGEELSFCQPPPADFWRLLLMLGRRCQRVGLVGMPGCGKSSLLAHFAEAGHPTFSADAAVAALYAPGGHGADMLARRFGPEALAADGGVDKAWLLSRMEGSDRFRREVCDLVHPLVKGELVGFLAVHAASRVVFAEVPLLFEAGWLPGEVVDLVVGVRCDPAVRLARLTEKRGWSEELVARMDGWQWPQDRKLTKCRFVVDNAGKPEDLAGAAGRLLAGLTALRRQDARNRLAALVAAGYAPSRPEGEDAP; encoded by the coding sequence ATGACCGAAAACGAAGCCATACTGATCGAACTGACCGAGGAAGGGGCCTATACGGCCGTCGTGGATGCCGCCGGAACCCGTTTGGACGCTTTCTGGAGCGCCCGGCTGGCGAGCGAAGACATTTCCCGGGCCAAGGTCCGGGCCGCCATCGAGGCAGGGCTGGCCCTTGTCGATGGGGAAATCTGTCGCAAACCGGGTCTCAAGCTGCGGGGCGGCGAGGCGCTGACCCTGCGCCTCCCCGAGACGCCAAGCGAAGCCAAGGCCGAGGACGGCGAACTCAAACTGCTCTATCTGGACGGGGACGTCCTGGTGCTCAACAAACCGGCCGGCCTGACCATCCATCCGGCTTCGAGCCAGCCGGACGGCACCCTGGTCAACCGGCTGCTGCACCATTTCCCGGACATGCGGGCCATGGCCGGCGACCGGCCGGGCATTGTCCACCGCCTGGACAAGGACACCTCCGGCCTGCTGCTGGTTGCCCAGACCGAATCGGCCCGGTTGGCCCTGGCCGCTGATTTCGCCGAGCGGCGCGTGGCCAAGACCTATCTGGCCCTGGTCCATGGCCGCCCGGAGCGGTCCGACGGGGTCATCGAATTGCCCGTCGGCCGCGATCCCAAGCATCCCACCAAAATGGCCGTGGTGGCCAAGGGCGGGCGCGAGGCCAAGAGTTCCTGGAAACTGGCCTGGACCGCGCCCGACGGTACGGCCAGCCTGCTTGAAGTGGCCATCGCCACCGGCCGCACCCATCAGATCCGCGTCCATATGGCCGCCATGGGCCATCCCATTGTCGGCGACGCGGTGTACGGCGCGCGCCAGCACTCGGACTGGACCCGGCGCGGCGGGGCCATGGCCCGGCTGGCCAAACGCCAGATGCTCCACGCCTGGAAGCTGGCCTTCAGCCATCCGGGCACGGGCGAGGAATTGTCCTTTTGCCAGCCGCCGCCGGCCGATTTCTGGCGGTTGCTGCTCATGCTCGGCCGGCGCTGCCAGCGGGTGGGACTGGTCGGGATGCCGGGCTGCGGCAAATCGTCGCTGCTGGCCCACTTCGCCGAGGCCGGCCATCCGACTTTTTCCGCCGACGCGGCCGTGGCCGCCTTGTACGCCCCCGGGGGCCACGGCGCGGACATGTTGGCCCGGCGTTTCGGCCCCGAGGCCCTGGCCGCTGATGGGGGCGTGGACAAGGCCTGGCTGCTGTCGCGCATGGAAGGCAGCGACCGTTTCCGGCGCGAAGTGTGCGATTTGGTGCATCCCCTGGTCAAGGGCGAGCTGGTGGGCTTTTTAGCCGTTCATGCCGCCTCTCGGGTTGTATTTGCCGAGGTGCCGTTGCTTTTTGAAGCCGGCTGGCTGCCGGGCGAGGTCGTGGATCTGGTCGTGGGCGTGCGCTGCGACCCGGCCGTGCGTCTGGCCCGGCTGACCGAGAAGCGGGGCTGGTCCGAGGAGCTTGTGGCCCGCATGGACGGCTGGCAGTGGCCGCAGGACCGCAAACTGACCAAGTGCCGGTTCGTGGTGGACAATGCCGGCAAGCCCGAGGACTTGGCCGGGGCCGCCGGGCGGCTTCTGGCCGGATTGACCGCTTTGCGTCGTCAGGACGCCCGGAACCGGCTGGCCGCCCTTGTGGCCGCCGGCTACGCGCCGTCCCGGCCGGAGGGCGAGGACGCGCCGTGA
- a CDS encoding MDR/zinc-dependent alcohol dehydrogenase-like family protein — translation MQAVIFENGAARLTERPRPEPGPDEALVRVRLAGVCNTDLELLRGYMGFAGVPGHEFVGEVAAAPGRPELVGRRVVADINLGCGVCPRCRSGDPRHCPDRTTLGIAGKDGAFAEYLTVPTRAIHVVPDTVGDLEAVFAEPLAAALEPGQQLHLTARTKALVLGDGKLGILTACALRHLVPGLVLGGKHAAKLAIAAAQGVTTRQGDTAEALVQGLLQEYGRFDVVIEATGRPQGLETALDLTRPEGTVVLKTTTFAPTSLNMARVVVDEISLVGSRCGDTALALAYLRDGLVDVTPLAEASYPLAAFQAALDHASRPGAMKVIVDMDMDMEKSASGGQRG, via the coding sequence ATGCAAGCGGTGATTTTCGAAAACGGCGCGGCGCGGCTGACGGAGCGTCCCCGACCCGAACCAGGTCCGGACGAGGCGCTTGTCCGGGTGCGGCTGGCCGGGGTGTGCAACACCGACCTGGAGCTCTTGCGCGGCTACATGGGCTTTGCCGGCGTGCCCGGACATGAGTTCGTGGGCGAGGTGGCGGCCGCGCCGGGCCGGCCGGAACTGGTCGGCCGGCGGGTCGTGGCCGACATCAACCTCGGCTGCGGCGTCTGTCCCCGCTGCCGCAGCGGCGATCCCCGCCACTGCCCGGACCGTACGACCCTCGGCATCGCCGGCAAGGACGGCGCCTTCGCCGAATACCTGACCGTGCCGACCCGGGCCATCCATGTCGTGCCCGACACAGTCGGCGACCTGGAGGCCGTTTTCGCCGAACCCCTGGCCGCCGCCCTGGAACCCGGCCAGCAGCTGCATCTGACGGCCCGGACCAAGGCGCTGGTCCTTGGCGACGGCAAGCTCGGCATCCTCACCGCTTGCGCCCTACGCCATCTCGTGCCCGGCCTCGTCCTTGGCGGCAAACACGCCGCCAAGCTCGCCATCGCCGCCGCCCAGGGCGTGACCACGCGCCAGGGCGACACGGCCGAGGCGCTGGTCCAAGGATTATTGCAGGAATACGGCCGCTTCGACGTGGTCATCGAGGCCACCGGCCGGCCCCAGGGCTTGGAAACCGCCCTGGACCTCACCCGGCCCGAAGGGACCGTCGTGCTCAAGACCACCACCTTCGCGCCCACAAGCCTCAACATGGCCCGGGTAGTGGTGGACGAAATCAGTCTGGTCGGCTCGCGCTGCGGCGACACGGCCCTGGCCCTGGCCTATCTCCGCGACGGGTTGGTGGACGTGACGCCCCTGGCCGAAGCCAGCTACCCCCTGGCCGCGTTCCAGGCCGCCCTGGACCACGCGAGTCGGCCTGGGGCCATGAAGGTGATCGTGGACATGGACATGGACATGGAGAAGAGTGCCTCCGGCGGCCAAAGGGGCTGA